A genomic segment from Triticum dicoccoides isolate Atlit2015 ecotype Zavitan chromosome 1A, WEW_v2.0, whole genome shotgun sequence encodes:
- the LOC119351485 gene encoding BTB/POZ and MATH domain-containing protein 2-like encodes MSALVSSLRAAGRHHLSAGTFIVRPVTGSYLYRIEQFKQIKKMLGNGAKIESDTFRVGGHDWRIRCYPNGKEGYEGFISLYLEHASLDRTGDATADFRMSILDHTGKPLWTEGHAQLSEEIDDESEGDAQTFSIGKRTRWGWSDFMKVDDLDDKEHLKDGSLIIVCDITVLDMRTIEYRDGMASTTTMEVPSESKEEADPDMEIEVGGVTFPANRSMLTARSPVFKEELVPTKIHIDGIDADVFKALLHFIYTDRLPQEMEEQETLAKIVKPLLVAADRYKLEKMKQVCEEALCGQISMESVTATLAFAEQHCCSMLKEACTQFLADFSF; translated from the coding sequence ATGTCGGCGCTTGTGTCATCCCTCCGCGCTGCCGGCCGACACCACCTCTCCGCCGGCACCTTCATCGTGAGGCCGGTGACGGGCTCCTACCTGTATAGGATCGAGCAGTTCAAGCAAATCAAGAAGATGCTTGGAAACGGCGCGAAGATCGAATCAGACACGTTCCGAGTCGGTGGCCACGACTGGCGTATCAGGTGCTACCCGAACGGCAAAGAGGGATACGAGGGCTTCATCAGCCTATACCTCGAGCACGCCAGCCTTGACCGCACCGGTGACGCCACAGCGGATTTCCGCATGAGCATCCTTGACCACACCGGGAAGCCATTGTGGACCGAAGGTCATGCCCaattgtcggaagaaatcgatgatgagaGCGAAGGTGATGCTCAAACCTTCTCGATCGGCAAACGTACCAGGTGGGGCTGGAGTGATTTCATGAAGGTTGATGACCTGGACGACAAGGAGCACCTCAAGGACGGATCTCTGATAATCGTTTGTGACATCACCGTCCTTGACATGCGCACCATCGAGTACCGTGACGGGATGGCATCCACGACTACAATGGAGGTCCCCTCAGAGTCCAAAGAGGAGGCTGACCCTGACATGGAGATAGAGGTCGGCGGGGTGACCTTCCCGGCGAACAGGTCGATGCTCACTGCCCGGTCTCCTGTCTTCAAGGAGGAATTGGTGCCAACAAAGATACACATCGACGGAATTGACGCCGACGTGTTCAAGGCCCTGCTCCACTTCATCTACACGGACAGGCTGCCGCAAGAGATGGAGGAGCAAGAGACGCTTGCCAAGATAGTGAAGCCGCTGCTCGTGGCGGCGGACAGGTACAAGCTGGAGAAGATGAAGCAGGTCTGCGAGGAGGCGTTGTGCGGGCAAATTAGTATGGAATCCGTGACCGCCACACTGGCGTTCGCGGAGCAGCATTGTTGCAGCATGCTGAAGGAGGCTTGCACGCAATTTCTCGCTGACTTCTCATTCTAA
- the LOC119351517 gene encoding uncharacterized protein LOC119351517 — MHPYLHEYYSVQKFKAAYASPIPALTDQSQWPKVEIEFTLCPPVTRRKAGRPKQSRFKAWFEKGGCSKKGEKEKEKNDKPKRAQKGNKNRCKLCEVLGHRIGSSKCIYTPQRPKRKRAEKAPPLVVEQCWPVKKARLSGYRRKSTKQIMFGDKDMELTETVTAEHELSVCVLDDVMHTESVLQTLGQSETVADEATVVLPFESALTTVLPCLKVVLPSVELQTEVVEQCVPSTQSAEVQTEEVGHGQVQKLRGPSGVCKGPKIKSISINKLCAVEPNGGKKQKKSSGRKKQKK, encoded by the exons atgcacccatatttgcatgaGTATTATTCAGTACAAAAATTCAAAGCTGCATATGCAAGTCCAATTCCTGCACTGACTGACCAATCTCAGTGGCCTAAGGTGGAAATAGAATTTACCTTGTGTCCCCCTGTCACTAGAAGAAAGGCTGGGAGGCCTAAACAGAGCAGATTCAAAGCTTGGTTTGAGAAAGGTGGTTGTAGTAAGAAgggggaaaaggaaaaggaaaagaatgataagcccaaaagggctcaaaaaggtaacaaaaataggtgCAAGTTGTGTGAGGTACTTGGGCACAGAATTGGTTCATCCAAGTGCATCTACACTCCTCAGAGGCCAAA GAGGAAGCGTGCAGAAAAAGCCCCACCTCTTGTTGTTGAACAATGCTGGCCAGTGAAAAAAGCAAGACTCAGTGGCTATAGAAGGAAGAGCACTAAGCAGataatgtttggtgacaaagaTATGGAGCTAACTGAAACTGTTACTGCTGAACATGAGCTAAGTGTTTGTGTTTTGGACGATGTGATGCATACTGAATCTGTTTTGCAGACGCTAGGGCAATCTGAAACTGTTGCAGATGAAGCAACTGTTGTGCTGCCATTCGAATCTGCTTTGACAACTGTGTTGCCATGTTTGAAGGTTGTGCTGCCAAGTGTTGAGTTGCAAACTGAAGTAGTTGAACAATGTGTGCCATCTACTCAATCTGCAGAAGTGCAAACTGAAGAAGTGGGACATGGTCAGGTGCAAAAGTTGAGGGGGCCTAGTGGAGTTTGCAAGGGGCCAAAAATCAAGAGCATCAGCATCAACAAACTATGCGCCGTGGAACCAAACGGTGGAAAAAAGCAGAAGAAATCGAGTGgtagaaagaaacaaaagaaatag
- the LOC119351501 gene encoding uncharacterized protein LOC119351501 yields MSSSASASRRSWPRYGAVPMTRCPACPRIAPLKRLVTTTDKNGNLGREFVKCESKPEQGKKLKQCTHFEWLDEYIERIQLEGASGELDLLLEAEKLGKFGSGASGSGAPGSGNSIGGARPSIGATVGDAGVTAELKKLNKQMKKLIELQKQGNLMGLMAALFYVCVIGLAFVYVMIISRK; encoded by the exons ATGTCGAGCTCCGCTTCAGCCTCCCGCCGCTCATGGCCGCGCTATGGCGCAGTGCCCATGACAAGATGTCCTGCATGCCCACGTATCGCACCCCTGAAGCGGCTAGTCACAACGACCGACAAGAATGGCAACCTTGGGCGGGAAttcgtgaaatgcgagagcaaACCAGAGCAGGGAAAG AAATTGAAGCAATGCACCCATTTTGAGTGGCTAGATGAGTACATAGAGCGGATTCAACTGGAGGGTGCATCAGGGGAGCTCGATTTACTGTTGGAGGCGGAGAAGTTGGGCAAGTTTGGATCGGGCGCATCTGGATCCGGGGCCCCTGGATCTGGCAATTCCATCGGGGGCGCCCGCCCTTCCATTGGTGCTACTGTGGGGGATGCAGGAGTGACGGCAGAGCTGAAGAAGCTGAACAAGCAGATGAAGAAACTCATCGAATTGCAGAAGCAGGGCAATTTGATGGGGCTGATGGCCGCACTTTTTtatgtttgtgtaattggtctcgcaTTTGTTTATGTGATGATAATTAGTCGTAAGTGA